Part of the Ruegeria sp. AD91A genome, TTGTTTTTGACTGATCCGGGCCGCAGCCTTTTCGAAAGTGGAACTTTTCTTGACTTCGACAAACACAACCCCGTCGCCATCTCGGGCAATCAGATCGATTTCACCACCGGCACCCCGCCACCGGCGATGCACAATTGCAAAACCCCGACGCTCGTAATCCGAGGCGACCCGAAGCTCGGCCGACTGACCCGCATGATAGGAAACCGAGCCCTGAATTGCACGTTGCCCCATGTCACCCTTTTCCCATTTTCAGCGCTTTCTGGTAGATCGGACGCCGCGGCAGATCATACATTTCTGACACAAGATCCGCTGCATCCCGAACCGAGTGGGTTTCCAAAGCTCGCTTCAAGGCCTCTTCTACGTCGGATTCGTTAACGCTTTGCGAATGGCTGCGATCCACCAGCAGAACTATTTCACCCTTAACTGGTTTTTCCTGAATTTCAGTTGCCAGATCAGCCAGGCTTCCACGACGGATTTCTTCAAACTTTTTTGTCAGTTCACGACACAACGCCGCCTGACGGTCTGCCCCCAAACACTCGGCAAGATCTACAAGGCTGGCTGATACGCGTTTCGGAGATTCATAAAAAACCAAGGTGCCTGGAACAGTCTTCAATGCCTCAATCCGGGCCCGACGTGCACCGGATGCATTTGGTAGAAATCCCGCAAAAAAGAATGCATCTGTTGGCAGGCCCGCCAATGTCAACGCGGTTACCGCGGCCGATGCACCGGGCGCACAGGTCACCATATGCCCGGCTTCTGCCGCTTGCTTGCCAAGATCATATCCCGGATCAGCGATCAGCGGCATACCCGCCTCGGATGCGTAGGCGACCGATTGCCCCTGCGCCAGGGCATCCATAAGCCTGCCACGCGCACCTGCACCGCTGTAATCATGGTAGGCTTGTATACGCCGACCCTCCAGGGGGATGCCGTGAATCTCCATCAACCGGCGCAAACTCCGGGTGTCCTCTGCCGCTATCACATCGGCCGAGGCCAGAACATCCAGCGCCCTGAGCGTAATATCGCGCGCGGCTCCGATCGGAGTGGCAACAAAATACAGGCCCGCAGCCAATCTGATCTTTTGGAAATTCAAAGCTGGACCCTCACAGCGTGACGTTTATTATCGCGGCTCGACAGAACAGAAGCACTCACAGCCGCCGGATCAGGGAGTTTTCATTTAGATGTTTACCGTTTGCAAGCCCGTAAGCAAGCTGGCGAAAGCCGCCATTGCCCTGACGACCGCAGCGTTTCTGGCCGCTTGTGAGCCGGGTGGCGTTGGGGGTGGGCCCTCGATCAACACATCGAATCCTGTTCCGGTCGCTTTGCTGGTTCCCCGCTCTGGCGACGCAGCACTGGCGCAGAGCCTCGAGAACGCAGCCCGCCTGGCGATGTCCGATCTGCCCAACGTCAAAATCGACCTGCGTGTTTACGATACGGCGGGGAACCCAACCACGGCGACAGCCGTGGCCCAGCAGGCCGTTGCAGAAGGCGCCAAAATCATTGTCGGCCCCGTATACGCCCAGGCCGCGAATGCTGCAGGACTGGCGGTGCTGAACAATAACATCAACGTTCTTTCATTTTCGAACAACACCAGCATTGCGGGTGGCAACGTATTTGTTCTGGGACCGACCTTTGAAAACACGGCCAGCCGGCTGGTCAATTACGCGGGCCGGCAAGGCAAAACAAACATGGTTATCGTGCACAGCAATGATTCCGCGGGGCAAGTGGGGCAAACTGCAATCGCCAATGCGCTGGCAAACAGCCGAGTCAACAATGCCGGAACTGTCGGATATGACCGGTCGCAACAGGGCGTTATCAACTCGGTTCCCACGATCAAAGCCACCGTAGACTCGACCGGAGCGGACTCGATTTTCATGACGGCCACAACTGCGGGTGCTTTGCCACTTTTCTCGCAATTGCTGCCTGAGGCAGGCGTTTCTCCGGCGACAACTCAATTCATCGGCCTGACCCGTTGGGATATCCCCCCGCAGACGCTGGAACTGCCGGGTGTGCAGGGGGGGTGGTTTGCCCTGCCCGACCCATCCAAGGCACAAGCCTATCGTCAACGGTATAACGCGACGTATGGCGAAGCGCCTCACCCGATCAGCGGTCTGGCCTATGACGGCATAGCGGCGATTGGTGCCTTGGTCAGTCAGGGCAAGTCCGATGCCCTAACCGGTGCGGCCTTAACTCAGAATGCCGGTTTCCAGGGCGTTGGCGGCATCTTCCGCCTGCGTCCAAACGGCACTAACGAACGCGGCCTTGCCGTAGCGACGATTCAGAATAAACAGGTGGTTGTGATTGACCCTGCCCCGCAAAGCTTCTCTGGTGCCGGTTTCTGAGCGATCGGGCGTGACTATGGCGCCTGAAGGCGCTCTGATTTGCCCAGCCGAAAACATCTTTGACAGCGTCAGCGTCAATGATGCGCTGGCTATGGCCTTCGAGACCTGCTCTGACAACAGCGAAATGCGCTCTGAAACAGTGCGCATTCTGCGCGACGCTCAGAAAGCTGGTCGCAAAGCTATTGCCGATGCCTTCAGCGAGCATCCGTTTGACGCGCGCGCGCTGACACGTTCTTATACCTTCCTGACGGACCAACTGGTCGGAACTGCAATGCTGGTCTCCAGCACACGCCTGCATCCGATTGCGACGCCAACTCAGGGTGAAAAGATCGCTGTTCTGGCCGTTGGAGGTTACGGGCGCGGTGAAATGGCACCGTCTTCCGATGTCGATCTGCTGTTTCTCACACCGTACAAAATTACGGCCTGGGCCGAGAGCGTTATCGAATCGATGCTGTATATACTGTGGGATCTGCGGTTGAAGGTCGGGCATTCGTCACGCACGATCAAAGACTGCCTCCGGCTGGGGACCGAGGATTTCACAATCCGTACGGCAATGCTGGAGCAACGCTATCTGGCGGGTGACAAGGCGCTGGCCGACGAGCTTGAGCGGCGGCTGAAAACCGACCTGTTCAAGGGAACCGAACGGGAATTCATCGAAGCCAAGCTGAATGAACGAGATGAGCGGCACCTGAAACAAGGGGAACGATACAAGGTCGAACCCAACGTGAAAGAAGGCAAAGGGGGGTTGCGCGACCTCCAATCCCTCTACTGGATTGCAAAGTACATCTACGGCGTTCAGGACGTGGCCGAGCTTGTGCCTTTGGGTCTGTTCACCCCGGAAGAATTCAATACCTTCGTTCAGGCCGAAGAGTTCCTTTGGGCTGTTCGTTCGCATTTGCATCTGGTGACAGGCCGCGCCACCGAACAGCTGACCTTTGACATGCAGGTCGATGTCGCGGCGCGCATGGGCTATGAGGATCGCGCCGGTCGCCGTGCGGTCGAAGTATTCATGCAACGCTATTTTCGCGAAGCCACACGTGTGGGCGAGTTGACGCGGATTTTTCTGACAAAGCTTGAGGCGCTGCACGTGAAAGGCGCGCCATTGCTGGAGCGCATTTTCCGCAAACGCCGGCGGGTCAAAGCCGGATACAAGGTTGTTCACGGCCGTTTGGACGTAGCAGACCCTGACAAATTTCTGTCCGACAAAGTGAACCTTCTGCGCTTGTTCGAAGAAGGTTTGCGAACAGCAATGCTGATCCATCCGGATGCCATGCGTCTGGTGGCGGCAAATCTGCATCTGATCGACGACGAAATGCGCAACGACAAAGAGGCGCGGCGCATCTTTCTGGACTTGATGCTGAAACACGGCAATCCAGAACGCGCTTTGCGGCGGATGAACGAACTGGGTGTACTCTCCGCTTTCCTGCCCGAGTTCGAGCCCATCGTGGCAATGATGCAGTTCAACATGTACCACAGCTATACGGTGGACGAGCATACCATCCAGTGCATCGTGAATCTGGCCCAGATAGAACGCGGAGAGTTGATTGAATCCCTGCCTCTTGCTTCGTCGATTCTGGAAGGCGGGGTCAATCGTAAGGTTCTG contains:
- a CDS encoding YraN family protein, translated to MGQRAIQGSVSYHAGQSAELRVASDYERRGFAIVHRRWRGAGGEIDLIARDGDGVVFVEVKKSSTFEKAAARISQKQIDRICASAAQYLENEPGGQLTNVRFDAALVDGTGAVQIIENAFGHA
- the rsmI gene encoding 16S rRNA (cytidine(1402)-2'-O)-methyltransferase, with the protein product MNFQKIRLAAGLYFVATPIGAARDITLRALDVLASADVIAAEDTRSLRRLMEIHGIPLEGRRIQAYHDYSGAGARGRLMDALAQGQSVAYASEAGMPLIADPGYDLGKQAAEAGHMVTCAPGASAAVTALTLAGLPTDAFFFAGFLPNASGARRARIEALKTVPGTLVFYESPKRVSASLVDLAECLGADRQAALCRELTKKFEEIRRGSLADLATEIQEKPVKGEIVLLVDRSHSQSVNESDVEEALKRALETHSVRDAADLVSEMYDLPRRPIYQKALKMGKG
- a CDS encoding penicillin-binding protein activator, whose amino-acid sequence is MFTVCKPVSKLAKAAIALTTAAFLAACEPGGVGGGPSINTSNPVPVALLVPRSGDAALAQSLENAARLAMSDLPNVKIDLRVYDTAGNPTTATAVAQQAVAEGAKIIVGPVYAQAANAAGLAVLNNNINVLSFSNNTSIAGGNVFVLGPTFENTASRLVNYAGRQGKTNMVIVHSNDSAGQVGQTAIANALANSRVNNAGTVGYDRSQQGVINSVPTIKATVDSTGADSIFMTATTAGALPLFSQLLPEAGVSPATTQFIGLTRWDIPPQTLELPGVQGGWFALPDPSKAQAYRQRYNATYGEAPHPISGLAYDGIAAIGALVSQGKSDALTGAALTQNAGFQGVGGIFRLRPNGTNERGLAVATIQNKQVVVIDPAPQSFSGAGF
- a CDS encoding [protein-PII] uridylyltransferase; this translates as MTLPRKASLVPVSERSGVTMAPEGALICPAENIFDSVSVNDALAMAFETCSDNSEMRSETVRILRDAQKAGRKAIADAFSEHPFDARALTRSYTFLTDQLVGTAMLVSSTRLHPIATPTQGEKIAVLAVGGYGRGEMAPSSDVDLLFLTPYKITAWAESVIESMLYILWDLRLKVGHSSRTIKDCLRLGTEDFTIRTAMLEQRYLAGDKALADELERRLKTDLFKGTEREFIEAKLNERDERHLKQGERYKVEPNVKEGKGGLRDLQSLYWIAKYIYGVQDVAELVPLGLFTPEEFNTFVQAEEFLWAVRSHLHLVTGRATEQLTFDMQVDVAARMGYEDRAGRRAVEVFMQRYFREATRVGELTRIFLTKLEALHVKGAPLLERIFRKRRRVKAGYKVVHGRLDVADPDKFLSDKVNLLRLFEEGLRTAMLIHPDAMRLVAANLHLIDDEMRNDKEARRIFLDLMLKHGNPERALRRMNELGVLSAFLPEFEPIVAMMQFNMYHSYTVDEHTIQCIVNLAQIERGELIESLPLASSILEGGVNRKVLYVALLLHDIAKGRPEDHSILGAQIARKVAPRLGLNKADTETVEWLVRYHLLMSDMAQKRDISDPRTVRDFAKAVQTVKRLDLLTVLTVCDIRGVGPNTWNNWKATLLRALHAETKRALETGMEDLNRANRGAEAKKALRTELAAWSKADLKSETGRHYDPYWQGLNLASHVEFANMLRALEQSGDPGAMEIRLQPDEDRDATRACFAMGDHPGIFARIAGALALVGANVVDARSYTTKDGYVTDAFWIQDAEGHPFEASRLPRLTQMIHKTLRGEVVAKEALKSRDKIKKRERAFNVPTHITFDNDGSEIYTIIEVDTRDRPGLLFDLTRTLAAANVYIANAVIATYGEQVVDTFYVKDMFGLKYHSESKQRGLEAKLRKAITEGAERAAS